Proteins found in one Labrus bergylta chromosome 8, fLabBer1.1, whole genome shotgun sequence genomic segment:
- the sall3a gene encoding sal-like protein 3 produces the protein MSRRKQAKPQHLKSDEDPALAGVVSEHARGDVLDDADSGNESRSGSEETHICEKCCAEFFKWSDFCEHLTNCTKNPLVLIVNDNEDTPNPSQEYPTELSPVPSCPSEQADSEDPREGSHSPAGEGEDIQETVTLNGVDVLEKEDEQMEVELSPEKTMDLEERDLTSPEPDILLPQLNDVVPSTDPSYAMPSTNVTLETLHGTRVAVAQFSQSVRAAVGSGVSTMAIPMILDQLMALQQQQIHQLQLIEQIRSQVALMNRQSASQSALNHHHSNAAGNQGPASSCAPPVTSQLQLHNFITPPVHQLPVRLPATLNSQGPSPLTSATEGPLSQTQQSGSQQSISSIPNSSSNNSVFPPPSGTGLSSLLPSCSSTVSNNNISTSSSVTGGGGINSSSALSRNSTTPPSLSHSSLLSPASNLPLIPHSSSSSVIFPNPLASIAATANALDPLAALMKHRKGKPPNVSVFDTKPSSEDPFFKHKCRFCAKVFGSDSALQIHLRSHTGERPYKCNICGNRFSTKGNLKVHFQRHKEKYPHIQMNPYPVPEYLDNVPTSSGIPYGMSLPPEKPVTTWLDSKPVLPTVPTSVGLQLPPTLPSMMGGFGDSPSLTPLNRSPQRPSPPSSECASLSPNIIIDSGMTTTSPSPKPSLGSDAPPLLKPEGVLLPPSCSSRPGENTTTTTTATQVVLSSSVTSNTSSGCGQITEPITNHNSVSNSVSHPVLPMLSDQFKAKFPFGGLLDSMQTSETSKLQQLVENIDKKMTDPNQCVICHRVLSCQSALKMHYRIHTGERPFKCKICGRAFTTKGNLKTHFGVHRSKPPLRVQHSCPICQKKFTNAVVLQQHIRMHMGGQIPNTPVPESLQEMDTDLSFDEKSLDAMSNYDDDLLDEMEQAMEDEADFKEGEVDPSKPYSPGSSPPTSIISSIAAMENQMKMIDSTANMTRSFGQRLTQNGISYGGESDCFAADSLSAVGDAEGQSLGSPALSESSGSMQHLSPAHSLSESQRCRSPATLNNNNNSSAMTAEEGQDNNTTNLAMVKSEKSETPSPLSASEGTGALDLTATQPGRHFIKEESHFNMLFLSRDRGLSTPNLASTASNMIKMEMNGHGKSLSLDNSHLPVGIQVPAAAPQTTMSPSINPMLAPPPPRRTPKQHNCHSCGKNFSSASALQIHERTHTGEKPFACSICGRAFTTKGNLKVHMGTHMWNNAPARRGRRLSVENPMALLGGDAMKFSEMFQKDLAARAMNVDPGFWNQYAAAITNGLAMKNNEISVIQNGGITQLPVSLGGAGITSLGAMPGGMDRVHTGGSPPMMGMEKAGLDVGAGRPFSRFMEENKEIGIN, from the exons ATGTCCCGACGCAAGCAAGCCAAGCCGCAGCACCTCAAGTCGGACGAGGATCCCGCACTAGCCGGAGTGGTTTCCGAGCACG CCCGAGGTGATGTGCTGGATGATGCCGACAGCGGGAACGAGAGCCGCAGCGGCAGTGAAGAGACACATATATGTGAGAAGTGTTGCGCTGAGTTCTTCAAGTGGTCAGACTTCTGTGAACATTTAACGAACTGCACCAAAAACCCCCTAGTGCTCATAGTGAATGACAATGAGGACACACCTAATCCCTCACAAGAGTACCCCACAGAGCTCTCCCCTGTCCCAAGCTGCCCTAGTGAGCAGGCTGACAGCGAGGACCCAAGGGAGGGCAGCCACAGTCCTGCTGGTGAGGGGGAGGACATCCAAGAGACAGTTACCCTAAATGGGGTCGATGTCCTAGAAAAGGAGGACGAGCAGATGGAGGTAGAGCTTTCTCCTGAAAAAACTATGGATCTTGAAGAGAGAGATTTGACATCCCCTGAGCCAGACATCCTCCTACCTCAGCTCAATGATGTCGTCCCCTCTACTGATCCGAGCTACGCCATGCCAAGCACCAATGTTACCTTGGAGACACTGCATGGTACTCGGGTAGCAGTTGCCCAATTTTCACAGAGTGTAAGGGCAGCGGTAGGCAGTGGGGTTTCCACCATGGCTATTCCTATGATCCTAGATCAGTTGATGGCCCTCCAGCAACAGCAGATACATCAGCTGCAGCTGATAGAACAAATACGCAGTCAGGTGGCTTTAATGAACAGACAGTCCGCCTCACAGTCTGCTCTCAACCACCATCACAGCAATGCGGCAGGAAATCAGGGGCCTGCATCCTCCTGTGCCCCCCCTGTCACAAGTCAGCTTCAACTACACAACTTCATCACTCCTCCTGTCCATCAGCTGCCTGTAAGGTTGCCGGCCACTCTCAACAGTCAAGGCCCTTCACCTCTGACATCAGCAACAGAGGGgcctctctctcaaacacaacaaagtggCAGTCAGCAGTCGATCTCTTCAATCCCAAACTCATCCTCAAATAACTCTGTGTTTCCCCCACCAAGTGGTACTGGATTGTCATCTCTACTTCCCTCTTGCTCATCCACAGTGTCGAACAACAACATAAGCACTAGTAGCAGTGTAACAGGAGGTGGTGGCAttaacagcagctcagctcTTTCCAGGAACTCCACCACCCCTCCCTCACTCAGCCACAGCAGCCTCCTGAGCCCAGCCTCCAATCTACCACTGATACCTCACAGCTCATCCAGCAGCGTTATCTTCCCCAACCCGCTGGCCAGTATTGCAGCCACAGCCAATGCGCTTGATCCTCTCGCTGCTCTGATGAAGCATCGCAAGGGGAAGCCCccaaatgtgtctgtgtttgacaCAAAGCCTAGTTCTGAGGACCCCTTCTTCAAGCATAAGTGTCGGTTCTGTGCCAAGGTCTTTGGCAGCGACAGTGCCCTACAGATCCATCTGCGTTCCCACACTGGAGAGAGGCCCTACAAATGTAACATATGTGGCAATCGTTTCTCCACAAAGGGAAACTTGAAAGTCCACTTCCAGAGGCACAAAGAGAAATATCCACATATTCAGATGAACCCCTACCCCGTGCCAGAGTACCTTGACAATGTGCCCACAAGCTCGGGCATACCATATGGAATGTCTCTGCCACCAGAAAAACCTGTTACCACATGGCTTGACAGCAAACCTGTCCTACCGACAGTTCCCACCTCAGTTGGGCTCCAGCTGCCTCCGACGTTGCCGAGTATGATGGGAGGCTTTGGTGATTCTCCTAGCCTCACTCCACTGAACAGGTCCCCCCAGAGACCATCCCCACCATCAAGTGAGTGTGCATCTTTGTCCCCTAATATCATCATTGACTCTGGCATGACCACTACTTCACCTTCCCCAAAACCCAGCCTAGGGAGTGATGCACCTCCTCTCTTGAAACCTGAAGGTGTTCTCCTGCCTCCAAGTTGCTCAAGTAGGCCAGGAGAgaacaccaccaccacaactACAGCAACTCAAGTggtcctctcttcttctgtcacCTCCAACACTTCATCCGGCTGTGGCCAGATCACTGAACCCATCACAAACCACAACTCAGTTTCTAACTCTGTTTCCCATCCAGTCCTTCCCATGCTCTCAGACCAGTTTAAGGCCAAGTTTCCTTTTGGAGGCCTCCTTGACTCTATGCAAACCTCAGAGACATCAAAGTTGCAGCAGCTTGTTGAGAATATTGACAAGAAGATGACTGACCCCAACCAGTGTGTCATCTGTCATCGGGTCCTGAGTTGCCAGAGTGCTCTAAAGATGCATTACCGTATCCACACTGGGGAGAGGCCTTTCAAATGCAAGATATGTGGTCGGGCATTCACAACCAAGGGAAATCTGAAAACACACTTTGGTGTCCACAGATCCAAACCCCCACTTCGGGTCCAACATTCCTGCCCTATATGTCAGAAGAAGTTCACCAATGCTGTTGTCCTGCAGCAACACATCCGTATGCATATGGGAGGGCAAATTCCCAACACTCCTGTTCCTGAGAGCTTGCAAGAGATGGACACTGACCTCTCCTTTGACGAGAAGAGCTTAGATGCGATGAGTAACTATGATGATGACCTTCTGGATGAAATGGAACAGGCTATGGAAGATGAAGCTGACTTTAAAGAAGGAGAAGTGGACCCATCTAAACCCTACTCACCCGGGAGCTCGCCTCCTACTTCCATAATTTCTAGCATTGCTGCAATGGAGAACCAGATGAAAATGATCGACTCAACTGCCAACATGACTCGTTCCTTTGGTCAGAGGCTTACGCAGAACGGCATCAGCtatggaggagagagtgattGCTTTGCCGCTGATTCCCTGTCTGCAGTGGGGGATGCTGAAGGTCAAAGCTTGGGGAGCCCTGCTCTTTCGGAGTCTTCTGGCTCGATGCAGCATTTGTCCCCAGCTCACAGCCTTTCCGAAAGCCAGCGATGTAGGTCCCCTGCTACActcaacaataataacaacagcAGTGCCATGACAGCAGAGGAAGGCCAGGACAACAATACAACTAACTTGGCAATGGTGAAGTCGGAAAAATCAGAGACCCCATCTCCGCTTTCTGCAAGTGAAGGCACCGGGGCCCTTGACCTGACTGCCACTCAACCTGGCAGGCACTTTATCAAGGAGGAGAGCCACTTCAACATGCTGTTCCTGAGTAGAGATCGAG GGCTGAGCACTCCTAATTTGGCCAGCACTGCatcaaacatgattaaaatggaAATGAACGGACATGGCAAGTCTCTGTCCCTTGACAACTCACACCTGCCGGTGGGCATCCAGGTCCCTGCTGCAGCACCACAGACCACCATGAGTCCCAGCATCAACCCAATGCTGGCTCCCCCGCCTCCACGACGCACTCCTAAGCAGCACAACTGCCACTCGTGTGGGAAGAATTTTTCTTCAGCCAGTGCGTTGCAAATCCATGAGCGCACACACACTGGGGAGAAACCTTTTGCATGCTCCATTTGTGGAAGGGCTTTCACTACAAAGGGCAATCTGAAG GTTCACATGGGAACACACATGTGGAACAACGCTCCAGCTCGGAGGGGTCGGCGACTGTCTGTGGAGAATCCCATGGCCCTGCTGGGCGGGGATGCCATGAAGTTCAGTGAGATGTTCCAGAAGGATCTGGCAGCTCGCGCCATGAACGTCGACCCGGGCTTCTGGAACCAGTATGCAGCCGCCATTACCAATGGATTGGCTATGAAGAACAATGAGATCTCTGTGATACAGAACGGAGGCATCACGCAGCTCCCTGTCAGCCTCGGTGGTGCAGGAATCACTTCATTGGGAGCCATGCCTGGAGGAATGGACCGTGTTCACACTGGCGGCAGCCCTCCCATGATGGGTATGGAGAAGGCTGGTCTGGATGTGGGGGCCGGCCGCCCCTTCTCCAGATTTATggaggaaaacaaagagattgggatcaattaa